A single region of the Brassica rapa cultivar Chiifu-401-42 chromosome A03, CAAS_Brap_v3.01, whole genome shotgun sequence genome encodes:
- the LOC103858262 gene encoding uncharacterized protein LOC103858262, giving the protein MNTTKKVLDVSPFLLLESSADSDSYRQGGGADQIEGSHDGEPNVNNNNYADRDDTDESCTANPYETSCVTTWTPIFDAEDTVKEEIVLTAGEEEDEDGEGEVNSYIIRYMRSQRENLTVDSSAVVSEMDKSRMFWEACLAS; this is encoded by the coding sequence atgaacACAACCAAGAAGGTGTTGGATGTGTCACCGTTCTTGCTATTAGAATCATCTGCAGATTCTGATTCCTATCGCCAAGGCGGAGGCGCCGATCAGATCGAGGGTTCCCACGACGGCGAACCCAATGTTAACAATAACAATTACGCGGATCGAGATGATACTGATGAGTCTTGTACTGCCAATCCATACGAGACGTCTTGTGTGACGACCTGGACACCGATTTTCGATGCGGAGGATACGGTGAAAGAAGAAATAGTTCTCACAGCAGGggaggaagaagacgaggaCGGAGAAGGAGAGGTGAACAGCTACATCATAAGATATATGAGAAGTCAACGTGAAAATCTTACCGTTGATTCTAGTGCGGTGGTGAGTGAGATGGATAAAAGTCGAATGTTCTGGGAAGCTTGTCTCGCTTCCTGA
- the LOC103858263 gene encoding protein ELF4-LIKE 1 has protein sequence MEAPRRRSIVGNNRKSSKRALTEMNKDDVHVTAAENEEFNDVEVWNTLSSGFKRAQLVLDENRDLIRRVNDNHLSRIPENVSRNVGLINEINGNISRVMEIYTDLAVDFSKRIEEAKSGDTDTTTSGSYGCGQSSCRS, from the coding sequence ATGGAAGCACCAAGACGTCGATCGATCGTCGGAAACAACCGGAAGAGCAGCAAACGAGCTCTGACGGAGATGAACAAAGACGACGTCCATGTTACGGCGGCGGAGAATGAGGAGTTCAACGACGTGGAGGTGTGGAATACGCTGAGTAGTGGCTTCAAGCGTGCGCAACTCGTTCTAGACGAGAATCGTGACTTGATCCGACGCGTCAACGACAATCATCTGTCCCGAATCCCAGAGAACGTCTCCAGGAACGTTGGCTTGATTAACGAAATCAACGGTAATATCTCGAGAGTTATGGAGATTTACACCGATTTAGCTGTAGACTTCTCAAAAAGAATCGAGGAGGCCAAGAGTGGCGACACCGACACAACCACCTCCGGTTCCTACGGCTGTGGACAGAGCTCTTGCCGTTCTTGA